The following coding sequences lie in one Steroidobacter denitrificans genomic window:
- a CDS encoding glycosyltransferase family 4 protein: MNLKLAIVAPGEFFGGAERQILSLLDHLQNQSITCKLILLHDRELATQARALGADPYITGNGRRFDFQALFDLRSVLQTYNVVHTHGYKATILAALARPRKGFTLVKTEHGRVEVGRGSVLQRLTSNVYRKLENSLSRRVEATVVYVTEELRLSCLTEHEGMASRIIHNGIDSSRISNLIRPEEFSKEYFNLVVLGRLENVKGVQYAIDAMQDLDVPDKIKLHIVGDGPLYYTLTTLAKRGPREASIVFHGFRSDGARFAAHADLLLIPSQHEGLPYTLLEAVCAGTPVCASNVGGLAEVLQHERTALLIPPANPLSIRSAILRLYNDDKFRLSLAATAKAELSERFSSKSMGDAYINLYRDLYLSN, from the coding sequence ATGAATCTCAAGCTAGCTATTGTAGCACCAGGCGAATTTTTTGGAGGCGCTGAACGCCAGATTCTTAGCCTACTCGATCATCTACAAAATCAATCGATCACATGTAAACTAATCTTGTTGCATGATCGAGAGTTGGCTACACAAGCACGAGCGCTGGGTGCGGACCCATACATAACCGGAAATGGCAGGCGCTTCGATTTTCAAGCCTTGTTCGATCTGCGGTCTGTTCTACAAACCTATAATGTTGTTCATACGCATGGTTACAAGGCGACCATTCTGGCGGCGTTGGCACGCCCTCGTAAAGGATTCACGCTTGTAAAGACCGAGCATGGTCGAGTTGAAGTTGGAAGGGGGAGTGTGCTACAGCGGCTGACTAGCAATGTTTATAGAAAACTCGAGAACAGTCTTTCTCGACGAGTCGAAGCTACCGTTGTCTATGTAACCGAGGAACTACGGCTATCCTGTTTGACCGAACACGAAGGCATGGCCTCTAGGATCATTCATAATGGTATAGATTCTTCACGAATTTCTAATCTTATACGCCCTGAAGAGTTCTCAAAGGAGTATTTCAATTTAGTGGTGCTCGGGCGGTTAGAGAATGTGAAGGGTGTGCAATATGCGATTGATGCCATGCAAGATCTGGACGTTCCAGATAAGATCAAGTTGCATATTGTTGGCGACGGTCCCTTGTACTATACACTTACTACTTTGGCTAAACGCGGCCCGCGGGAAGCATCGATTGTCTTCCACGGGTTCAGATCAGATGGAGCAAGATTTGCGGCACACGCAGACCTTCTCCTCATACCTTCGCAGCATGAGGGATTGCCATATACCCTGCTAGAGGCGGTGTGTGCCGGCACTCCAGTTTGCGCTAGCAACGTAGGCGGATTAGCTGAAGTTCTTCAGCACGAAAGGACGGCTCTATTGATCCCGCCGGCCAACCCGTTATCAATTCGTTCAGCAATACTTCGCCTATATAACGACGATAAGTTTCGACTATCGTTGGCTGCAACGGCAAAAGCAGAATTGTCCGAACGATTCTCATCGAAATCGATGGGAGACGCGTATATCAACCTCTATCGCGACTTGTATTTGTCAAATTGA